A window from Plasmodium gaboni strain SY75 chromosome 9, whole genome shotgun sequence encodes these proteins:
- a CDS encoding hypothetical protein (conserved Plasmodium protein, unknown function), whose translation MINSGEKEYISISDFLYMNVEDLKDDEEIKQKDFSYRKYVCSLELGDKKLDCGIHPEKRLSIIDCEERKYINDELSYDDIIFIIDHLLLNLVKLLKGNHPFLTVLSCYYLHDSRVINCKDNGYFLEEVFMKWLAAFSYDKIYMDIFKNDNKEFIKYIETRDDPKKFLNENKVVNNKKDYCNKDNNMEEDEETKNNDRINVNYKNNNINNNNICQDNIYINIDDEDYVENKMFLFFQLFLIFYSSSSELIDYVITGNNFVHRDDYKCGLVTLNDSLLYHCRNRRGYILKNLFIIKRCFTKFFTQYEENKKKNKDIIFILKRIKFIIYFTSLLNQLIFDMCECNKESIKENCKQILNCINSIDNDINNNINDKGGVKNKMFKIIQDEQEKKKKKKKLYFNKYFLMYKMTYVSKHVTKLTISEGYLFYKNFVTDIQYIGEYIKLINMKSSFFDIKNILHYLKFYSKSCNILTKCISKCCLTQIIERGKNEFAKFQKEYILKEQSKISQYLNDNKQSIQNGRNNPCHIIANKFNTTQNDKREDLENDQKNNIYHDMDICKSDDHTQTNINDNKNKELKCFVSSFESELKDYYSIFFDLYQNEDAQNIDSNMLNKNLLDNVKDNIFVNMFLFLFYNESFIIIEELLKENEQFYVKNIIFNDLIYFGFPPNLLMLFNNFAYTPDTLFYLIENEFKIDTGYNYDNNMEHNDILKNIFCEKEMNKFVRLLRLNFGYLVNYMEKESSIVEIFDELQNFINKYDIINWEQINENINENQLNIQISKDQLKGHLINKDKLSDYDNNYNRLSFNNHINNNTILSSPFSYRTVFKNEDEYKKFVNITRKRMKFIILCKVFNLFSQYLEIVIKKIFKYSFLLPEREYSKLSNFHVDMRILYTLMKILTYNFKMYNMDKEIESIENYYTSILQTILIDYNCLGLYINLLSDQEYSFTYYVLSICYKELSYILQHGYNNINNTEDINKNKYSLYYFILYLYSDFLMTYFIYLSYTNKDSNKLEEDSFYLKHKAWGFSYPDYCKMDLYSFQMNKSLLISLFLTKYLKINMSRSSSLSHNNNDNIHIGLKKKIKNINEIKESYQNYKILVNKYSNLIISKNSVPYKIRLFEKSDNNFDMQNYFKQYINEIDKYLKIIKHKYDTYSFINVYINALKVNINSSYKKIPPFCFENISIFLNPDYEVVRNHPFFLSLQEKIKK comes from the exons atgataaaCAGTGGAgaaaaggaatatataagCATCTCagattttttatatatgaatgtAGAAG ATCTGAAGgatgatgaagaaataaaacaaaaagatTTTTCTTATAGAAAATACGTGTGCTCACTAGAATTAGGCGACAAGAAATTAGATTGTGGTATCCACCCAGAAAAAAGGTTATCAATAATTGATTGTGAAGaaaggaaatatataaatgatgaattgtcatatgatgatataatttttattatagatcatttattattaaacTTAGTAAAATTACTTAAAGGAAATCATCCTTTTTTAACTGTGCTAagttgttattatttacatgATTCAAGAGTTATTAATTGTAAAGACAATGGTTATTTTTTAGAAGAGGTATTTATGAAATGGCTAGCTGCCTTTTcttatgataaaatatatatggatatttttaaaaatgataataaagaatttataaaatatattgaaacAAGGGATGATCCAAAAAAATTTcttaatgaaaataaagttgtaaataataaaaaagattaTTGCAATAAGGACAATAATATGGAGGAAGATGAAGAAACTAAAAACAATGATAGAATTAAtgtaaattataaaaataataatataaataataataatatatgtcaggataatatatatataaatattgatGACGAAGATTATgtagaaaataaaatgtttttattctttcaattatttttaatcTTTTATTCATCTTCATCTGAACTAATCGATTATGTTATAACCggaaataattttgttcATAGAGATGATTACAAATGTGGTTTAGTAACTCTAAATGACTCCTTATTATATCATTGTAGAAATAGAAGAggatatattttaaaaaatttatttataataaaaagatgttttacaaaattttttactcaatatgaagaaaataaaaagaaaaataaagatattattttcattttaaaaagaataaaatttattatatatttcacCTCTCTTCTAAATCAACTAATATTTGATATGTGTGAATGTAATAAAGAATctataaaagaaaattgtaaacaaatattaaattgTATAAATAGTATagataatgatataaataataatataaatgacAAAGGTGgtgtaaaaaataaaatgttcaaaataatacaagatgaacaagaaaaaaaaaaaaaaaaaaaaaaattatatttcaataaatattttttaatgtataAAATGACATATGTTAGTAAACATGTAACAAAGCTAACTATATCTGAAggatatttattttataaaaattttgtaactgatattcaatatattggtgaatatattaaattaattaatatgaaatcatcattttttgatataaaaaatattttacattatttaaaattttattctaaaagttgtaatatattaactAAATGCATATCCAAATGTTGTCTTACTCAAATAATAGAAAGGGGCAAAAATGAATTTGCTAAATTTcaaaaagaatatatattaaaagaacAAAGTAAAATATCACAATActtaaatgataataaacAAAGTATACAAAATGGAAGAAATAACCCTTGTCATATTATAGCAAACAAATTTAATACTACTCAAAACGACAAAAGAGAAGATTTAGAAAATgatcaaaaaaataatatatatcatgATATGGATATATGTAAAAGTGATGATCACACacaaacaaatataaaCGATAACAAGaataaagaattaaaatGTTTTGTAAGTTCTTTTGAAAGTGAATTAAAAGATTAttattctattttttttgatttatatCAAAATGAAGATGCACAAAATATCGATTCTAATATGTTAAACAAAAACTTATTAGATAACGttaaagataatatatttgttaatatgtttttgtttctattttataatgaatcctttataataatagaaGAGTTActtaaagaaaatgaacaattctatgtaaaaaatattatatttaacgatttaatatatttcgGATTTCCTCCTAATTTGTTAATgttatttaataattttgcTTATACACCTGATACgttattttatttgatagaaaatgaatttaaaaTAGATACAGgatataattatgataacAATATGGAACATAATGATATActcaaaaatattttttgtgaaaaagaaatgaatAAATTCGTTCGATTATTACGCTTAAATTTTGGATATCTAGTAAATTACATGGAAAAAGAAAGTTCAATTGTAGAAATATTCGACGAGCTACAAAActttataaataaatatgatataattaattgggagcaaataaatgaaaatataaacgAGAACcaattaaatatacaaatcAGTAAAGACCAATTAAAAGGACAtcttataaataaagataaattAAGTGATTACgataataattacaatAGATTAAGTTttaataatcatataaataataatacaattTTGTCTAGCCCATTTTCTTACCGAACGGTTTTTAAGAATGAagatgaatataaaaaatttgttAATATTACACGAAAAAGAATGAAATTTATAATACTTTGTAAAgtatttaatttattttctcaGTATCTTGAAATAGTTATTAAAAAgatttttaaatattcctttttattGCCTGAAAGGGAATATTCCAAATTGTCAAATTTTCATGTTGATATGCGTATTTTATATACCttgatgaaaatattaacatataactttaaaatgtataatatgGACAAAGAAATTGAAAGTAtagaaaattattatacTAGTATATTACAAACGATATTAATAGATTATAATTGTTTAggtttatatataaatttattatcagATCAAGAATATTCTTTTACATATTATGTCTTGTCTATTTGTTATAAAGAATtatcttatatattacaacatggttataataatataaataatacagaagatataaataaaaataaatattctttatattattttatattatatttatactCAGATTTTCTTATgacatattttatttatctttCTTATACGAATAAGGATTCAAATAAATTAGAAGAAGattctttttatttgaaaCATAAAGCATGGGGTTTTAGTTATCCAGATTATTGTAAAATGGATTTATATAGTTTTCAAATGAATAAATCTTTGCTTATATCACTTTTTcttacaaaatatttaaaaattaatatgtCCCGTTCATCTTCTTTATctcataataataatgataatattcatataggccttaaaaaaaaaattaaaaatataaatgaaataaaagaaagttatcaaaattataaaatacTTGTCAATAAGTATTcaaatttaattattagTAAAAATTCCGTACCTTACAAAATTCGTCTATTCGAAAAATCggataataattttgatatgcaaaattattttaaacAATACATAAATGAAATTGATAAATActtaaaaattataaaacataaatatgACACCTACTCATTTATTAACGTATATATAAATGCATTGaaagtaaatataaattcctcttacaaaaaaatacctccattttgttttgaaaatatttctatCTTTTTAAACCCGGACTATGAGGTCGTAAGGAATCATCCTTTCTTTTTAAGTTTGcaagaaaaaattaaaaaatga
- a CDS encoding hypothetical protein (conserved Plasmodium protein, unknown function~transcript variant 1; alternatively spliced), whose amino-acid sequence MAYKKSSSLNIEKRYDNLKTFSKNVIDIFYELKDLVKVHEILIYKEKLETNEKGKYKKQQDELIKLKKELDFIQKENDKINDKLKYYKTINELIDTQINDVSQNIENIKLNINQEEQKRDEMKNIINDLKSKYYKSLMTKQTMDDNCLELTKIINDCSKENKEIKNLIKDLEDKVEFVSSLKNE is encoded by the exons ATGGCTTATAAAAAATCTTCTAGTttaaatatagaaaaaagatatgataatttaaaaactttttcaaaaaatgtcatagatatattttacgAATTAAAAGATCTTGTGAAAGTTCACgaaattttaatatataaagaaaaattagaaacaaatgaaaagggtaaatataaaaaacaaCAAGATGAACTTATAAAACTAAAGAAAg AGCTTGATTTTAttcaaaaagaaaatgacaaaataaatgataaattaaaatattataaaacaaTCAATGAATTAATCGACACACAAATAAATGATGTATCACAAAATATAGAAAACATCAAATTGAATATAAATCAAGAAGAACaaaa GAGAGAcgaaatgaaaaatattataaatgatCTAAAAAGT AAATATTACAAAAGTCTCATGACAAAACAAACTATGGATGATAACTGCTTGGAGCTGACAAAAATAATCAATGACTGTTCAAAGGAAAATAAAGAA ataaaaaatttaattaaagACTTAGAAGACAAAGTCGAATTTGTTTcttctttaaaaaatgaataa
- a CDS encoding hypothetical protein (conserved Plasmodium protein, unknown function~transcript variant 2; alternatively spliced) translates to MAYKKSSSLNIEKRYDNLKTFSKNVIDIFYELKDLVKVHEILIYKEKLETNEKGKYKKQQDELIKLKKELDFIQKENDKINDKLKYYKTINELIDTQINDVSQNIENIKLNINQEEQKNITKVS, encoded by the exons ATGGCTTATAAAAAATCTTCTAGTttaaatatagaaaaaagatatgataatttaaaaactttttcaaaaaatgtcatagatatattttacgAATTAAAAGATCTTGTGAAAGTTCACgaaattttaatatataaagaaaaattagaaacaaatgaaaagggtaaatataaaaaacaaCAAGATGAACTTATAAAACTAAAGAAAg AGCTTGATTTTAttcaaaaagaaaatgacaaaataaatgataaattaaaatattataaaacaaTCAATGAATTAATCGACACACAAATAAATGATGTATCACAAAATATAGAAAACATCAAATTGAATATAAATCAAGAAGAACaaaa AAATATTACAAAAGTCTCATGA
- a CDS encoding hypothetical protein (conserved Plasmodium protein, unknown function), whose amino-acid sequence MYVIINISILYILLLLIFNIKSSVSNLIYQKKFKKIMSDVNYYNINKTQNVWNNKRLGFNKHIHTSNNKNKEYNNRLNKPLYEHIHKILCDNNDYEKIIKTNKYGSFCILNRGNKVLQKFIKKSKINKYHFLYHSPYISRYNNKKKNNYEGNINDNTFKLNFQNIKYDNILYKKKIIQMYFNNSIFNKSYNSDELNNKSRSFSIGSISNNTINKMNTINCSTNKYDNDIIDGYNNINQHDNMEGIYISNTYDDMSNVQMQQMGLQNITFDEDNSDEKNKKTKENINNINSINNINNINNINNINNKENIVEKTRKKRFFSEESKRRMKEKLRLIMKKKWKNNEFRKKMIKSFRKRSMDHNKKISDTVKNKWKYDKEYKLKTLEGQRKYFLKKSKSNKFNSPSQETRSKISKSMKQYWLNKNKYTKSDMNNLQSLVMKKKKHKKVWENIYSIILNQKIDDITNYQTFHHNLSVNLQAALN is encoded by the coding sequence ATGtatgttattataaatatatccattttatatattctgctacttttaatatttaatataaaatcCAGTGTAAgtaatttaatatatcaaaagaagtttaaaaaaattatgtcCGATGTAAATTactataatataaataagacACAAAATGTATGGAACAATAAAAGATTAGGATTTAACAAACATATTCATACCAgtaacaataaaaataaagaatataataacagATTAAACAAACCATTGTATGAAcatattcataaaatattatgtgacaataatgattatgaaaaaattataaagaCAAATAAATATGGTTCCTTTTGTATATTAAATAGAGGGAATAAGGTTCTTCAAAAattcattaaaaaaagCAAGATAAATAAGTAccattttttatatcattcTCCTTATATATCtagatataataataaaaaaaaaaataactatgaaggaaatataaatgataacacatttaaattaaattttcaaaatataaaatatgataatatattatacaagaaaaaaattatacagatgtattttaataattctatATTTAATAAGTCATACAATTCTgatgaattaaataataaaagtagAAGCTTTTCTATAGGTTCTATATCTAATAATactataaataaaatgaacACAATAAATTGTTCTACAAACaaatatgataatgatattattgatggatacaataatattaatcAACATGATAATATGGAAGGGATATATATTAGTAACACATATGATGATATGAGCAACGTCCAGATGCAACAAATGGgtttacaaaatataacatttgATGAAGATAACTCggatgaaaaaaataaaaaaacaaaagaaaacaTAAACAACATAAACAGCATAAACAAcataaacaatataaacaatataaacaatataaacaataaagaaaatattgttgagaaaacaagaaaaaaaagatttttTTCTGAAGAATCCAAAAGAAGAATGAAAGAAAAACTTCGATTAATTATGAAGAAGAAATGgaaaaataatgaatttcgaaaaaaaatgattaaATCATTTAGAAAACGTAGTATGGATcataacaaaaaaatatcagACACTGTGAAAAATAAATGGAAATATGATAAggaatataaattaaaaacGTTAGAAGGTCAAAGGaaatatttcttaaaaaaaagtaaaagCAACAAATTCAATTCTCCTTCTCAAGAAACCAGAAGCAAAATATCAAAATCTATGAAACAATATTGgttaaataaaaataaatatacaaaaagtgatatgaataatttaCAATCATTAgtaatgaaaaagaaaaaacataaaaaagtatgggaaaatatttattcaattatattaaatcaAAAAATTGATGACATAACAAATTATCAAACGTTTCATCACAACTTATCTGTAAATTTACAAGCGGCTcttaattaa
- a CDS encoding putative GTP-binding protein: MNCTSVNKRRLWLLIIFLILYNIKCICENIGDLKKRLCFNNFSNAKKKKKKWLAKKKKNYFNIRENKKYNTTKRRKYYGRIDNNKKDDYNFMNTSLYLNYISNVNSFLYYNTNNDKKKKKCYYMCKKSNNIIKAKINDNDNILFDNDLRHEEQSSDKEYYNINNEYTQNVYNKYMIDDLSNDNTLNECSSDIKKESINQTDNQMNDNLNDNVNFDLKDKKCNQKNIRNFCILAHIDSGKSTLADRFLELTNTIKKKRMQEQFLDMMCLEREKGITIKLKAVRMHYNNYIFNLIDTPGHFDFYHEVKRSLNVCEGAILLIDGGKGIQSQTLNIFLELKKHDIKIIPVINKIDLSTCLYDKIKDDLINKFSFKEEEILKISAKYGKNVKTLFQRIISDIPPPTNNINTFFRGVVFDSFFDQYKGVVLIIKVLNGELKKKTEIFFINSRKSYIIQEVGYLVPEMKPTDVISQGDIAYVCSNIRNCDDIQISETIVNKDIIKKNNENEFVINFKKINQAKNQNVMQDLGDKGKEYLTYHKNEEDNYKEEIEKDKYKEEIKKDDNKFNINIIIKEQSNEPNKDQIIYKHEYKNEETVNIHNNDNFIKDNINNENFSSSIQGNHNIPPILKRNDINIKSIAANKIEASYPSVYCNIYCVNDKKSNELEMSLNKLKLNDSSFSFKKYICETLGKGFKCGFNGLLHLNIIQERIKREYNIDTIVTAPSVNYLIKVKEKYMDKRLREKLLERNFDIQNIHIEDMDSKSSDDCFFFMTSNVNDIPTKNVVHSIYEPYVKTNIITPEIYQKYIMNECFKRRGIFIKKEIMNDQIIFLFEMPLSEILINFLDQIKSSTKGYGSMSYENMIIYKPSELYKIHIYINKKKIDSLSFLAHKLNYEEKSRKLVSKLKSLINPHQFLIVIQAALESKIFVSEKIKPLKKNVTAKCYGGDITRRRKLIEKQNEGKKKMFEIGKVKLPPNIFTKLFDIKGE; encoded by the coding sequence ATGAATTGTACTTCAGttaataaaagaagatTATGGCttcttataatatttctcatcttatataatattaaatgtatatgCGAAAATATAGGGgacttaaaaaaaagactATGCTTTAATAATTTCTCGAATgcgaaaaaaaaaaaaaaaaaatggctagccaaaaaaaaaaaaaattatttcaACATAAGggaaaacaaaaaatataataccACAAAAAGGAGAAAATATTATGGAAGGATTGATAACAATAAGAAGGatgattataattttatgaatacttctttatatttaaattatatttcaaaCGTAAActcttttttatattataatacaaataatgataaaaaaaaaaaaaaatgttattatatgtgtaaaaagtctaataatattatcaaggcaaaaataaatgataacGATAATATCCTCTTTGATAATGATTTGAGACATGAGGAACAAAGTAGTGATAAggaatattataatattaacaatGAATATACACaaaatgtttataataaGTATATGATAGATGATTTATCAAATGATAATACTTTAAATGAATGTTCCAgtgatataaaaaaagaaagcATTAATCAAACAGATAATCAGATGAACgataatttaaatgataatgtCAACTTTGATTTGAAGGATAAAAAATGTaaccaaaaaaatattcGCAATTTCTGCATCTTGGCACATATAGATAGTGGAAAATCTACATTAGCTGATAGATTTTTAGAACTTACAAatacaattaaaaaaaaaaggatgCAAGAACAATTTTTAGATATGATGTGTTTAGAAAGAGAAAAAGGtataacaataaaattaaaagcTGTAAGAATgcattataataattatatatttaatttgaTAGATACTCCTGGGCATTTCGATTTTTATCATGAAGTAAAAAGATCTTTGAATGTGTGTGAAGGTGCAATCCTTTTAATTGATGGAGGTAAAGGTATTCAATCACAaacattaaatatatttcttgaattaaaaaaacatgatattaaaataataccagttattaataaaatagatTTAAGTACATGcttatatgataaaataaaagatgatttgattaataaatttagttttaaagaagaagaaattttaaaaatttctGCAAAATATGgtaaaaatgtaaaaacCTTATTTCAAAGAATTATTAGTGATATTCCTCCTCCaacaaataatatcaatACCTTTTTTAGAGGTGTTGTCTTCGATTCTTTTTTTGATCAATATAAAGGGGTCgtattaattattaaagTTCTTAATGgagaattaaaaaaaaaaacagaaattttttttattaacaGTAGAAAGAGTTATATCATACAAGAAGTTGGATATCTCGTTCCTGAGATGAAGCCTACTGATGTTATATCTCAAGGAGATATAGCATATGTATGTTCAAATATAAGAAACTGTGATGATATACAAATAAGTGAAACGATTGtaaataaagatattattaagaaaaataatgaaaatgagTTTGtcattaattttaaaaagatAAACCAGGCAAAAAACCAAAATGTCATGCAAGATTTGGGTGATAAGGGTAAAGAATATTTGACCtatcataaaaatgaagagGACAACTATAAAGAAGAGATagaaaaagataaatataaagaagagataaaaaaagatgataataaattcaacataaatataataataaaagaacaATCAAATGAACCAAATAAAGatcaaattatatataaacatgaatataaaaatgaagaaacagttaatattcataacaatgataattttataaaagataatattaataatgaaaatttttcttctaGTATCCAAGGAAATCATAATATTCCTCCCATTTTGAAACgaaatgatattaatataaaaagtataGCTGCTAACAAAATAGAAGCATCTTACCCATCTGTTTACTGTAACATTTATTGTGTGAATGATAAGAAATCGAATGAATTAGAAATGtcattaaataaattaaaattaaatgatagttctttttcttttaaaaaatatatatgtgaaaCCTTAGGTAAAGGTTTTAAATGTGGATTTAATGGATTAttacatttaaatattattcaagaaagaataaaaagagaatataatattgatacAATAGTAACAGCACCATCTgttaattatttaataaaagtaaaagAGAAATATATGGATAAAAGATTAAGAGAAAAATTACTTGAAAGAAATTTtgatatacaaaatatacatattgAAGATATGGATAGCAAATCAAGTGATGattgtttcttttttatgACAAGTAATGTTAATGATATTCCAACAAAAAATGTAGTACATTCTATATATGAACCATATGTTAAAACTAATATTATAACACCAGAAATTTATcagaaatatataatgaatgaatgttttaaaagaagaggtatatttattaaaaaagaaattatgaatgatcaaataatttttctatttGAAATGCCTTTGTCAGAAATACTTATTAATTTTCTAGATCAAATCAAATCATCTACTAAAGGATATGGATCTATGAGTTATGaaaatatgattatttataaacctagtgaattatataaaattcatatatatattaataaaaaaaaaatagattCTTTATCATTTCTAGCACATAAACTAAATTATGAGGAAAAATCAAGAAAACTTGTTTCGAAATTAAAAAGTTTAATTAATCCCCATCAATTCCTTATTGTCATACAGGCAGCACTCGAATCAAAAATTTTTGTATctgaaaaaattaaacctctcaaaaaaaatgtaacAGCCAAATGTTATGGTGGAGATATTACCAGAAGAAGAAAATTGATtgaaaaacaaaatgaagGAAAGAAGAAGATGTTTGAAATTGGCAAGGTTAAATTACCTCCTAATATTTTTACCAAGCTCTTTGACATAAAGGGTGAATAA
- a CDS encoding hypothetical protein (conserved Plasmodium protein, unknown function) — translation MEKIKTLVPLIVGTYGLSLSSYKIYEDKKKRTWDKINGKVDKVTLRCDKNFFQRSYYLNVSYNFFLDNKKYIHNKEYKLETHLFPSNKKKNEKNKEGKDNNNKINENNIKKEDIKPNIYTQNIFDQVCNEKNITIIYNPNNKNQTDPLIYINENSILSNYNFIGRMKNKLLCVKTCVINKTKNFLKIDTLKNNSQKQKYTNHKNEQKNKSTNQENIINENNLSLFEDINKNSDPSQNFKRHLINSYDINNLFPMYMLSCSLFLFSSFFFKRRIHTVKNKISQQ, via the coding sequence atggaaaaaataaaaacattaGTACCTCTAATAGTAGGAACATACGGATTAAGTTTGAGTAGTTATAAGATTTATGAAgacaagaaaaaaagaacatGGGACAAAATAAATGGGAAGGTGGATAAAGTTACATTACGATGTGAtaagaatttttttcaaaGATCTTACTATCTAAATGTTagttataatttttttttagataacaagaaatacatacataataaagaatataaattagAAACACATCTGTTCCcaagtaataaaaaaaaaaatgaaaagaataaagaaggtaaagataataataacaaaataaatgaaaataatataaagaagGAAGATATCAAAccaaatatatatacacaaaatatatttgatcAAGTATGTAAtgagaaaaatattactattatatataatcctaataataaaaatcaaACAGATcctttaatatatataaatgaaaattctattttatcaaattataattttattggtagaatgaaaaataaattattatgtgTAAAAACATGTGttattaataaaacaaaaaattttcttaaaatagacacattaaaaaataattctcaaaaacaaaaatatacaaatcATAAGAATGAAcagaaaaataaatcaacaaatcaagaaaatattattaatgaaaataatttatctctttttgaagatataaataaaaattcgGATCCTTCTCAAAATTTTAAGAGACATTTAATTAATTCCtatgatattaataatttatttccTATGTATATGCTTTCATGTAGtttgtttttgttttcctcctttttttttaaaagaagaatTCACACCgtgaaaaataaaatatctcaacaataa